The DNA segment TTTCGAGGTCGAGCGCTGGCACCAGGCCTCTCCTGTACACCCGTAAGCCGAAGTCATTCCCAATCCGCTTGAGCCTATGGCCCTTACTCGGGTGCGGGAATGGGAATCTGGGACTTCGGAAGACTTCCCCCTACCCCGCCTCCTTCCGAAATCGCTCCCACCGCTCCTCGAGCCGGTGCGGGTCCGGCCAGAGCTCCTTCCTGCGAGGCGCGGTGAGCCGCGTGTCGTGGAGCTCCTGGATGCTGTGGAGGAGGGTGGGCCCGTCCTTCTCGCCGAGGAGGTC comes from the Gemmatimonadota bacterium genome and includes:
- a CDS encoding HNH endonuclease, translated to IEDGEDAGGPTVPNGLSLRKLHHAAFELHFLGIRPDHRILIRPDLLGEKDGPTLLHSIQELHDTRLTAPRRKELWPDPHRLEERWERFRKEAG